A genomic segment from Flavobacterium inviolabile encodes:
- a CDS encoding CoA transferase subunit B, which produces MALDKIGIAKRIAQELRDRYFVNLGIGIPTLVANYIPQGISVEFQSENGVLGMGPFPFEGEEDADIINAGKQTITTLPGASFFDSATSFGMIRGQHVDLTILGAMEVSENGDIANWKIPGKMVKGMGGAMDLVASAENIIVAMMHVNKAGESKILKQCTLPLTGVGCVKKVVTELAVMEITPNGFKLLERAPGVTVEEIVKATEANLIIEGDIPEMKID; this is translated from the coding sequence ATGGCATTAGATAAAATAGGAATTGCAAAAAGAATTGCGCAGGAACTAAGAGACAGATATTTTGTGAATTTGGGAATTGGAATACCCACATTGGTAGCCAACTATATTCCGCAGGGAATCAGCGTGGAATTCCAGAGTGAGAACGGTGTATTGGGAATGGGACCGTTCCCTTTTGAAGGAGAAGAGGATGCGGATATTATCAATGCCGGAAAACAAACAATCACTACTTTGCCGGGTGCTTCCTTTTTTGATTCGGCTACCAGTTTTGGAATGATCAGAGGACAGCATGTTGATCTGACGATTTTAGGCGCTATGGAAGTTTCTGAAAACGGCGATATTGCCAACTGGAAAATTCCCGGGAAAATGGTAAAAGGAATGGGAGGCGCTATGGATTTGGTGGCTTCTGCAGAAAATATCATTGTTGCGATGATGCACGTAAACAAAGCGGGCGAATCGAAAATATTAAAACAATGCACGCTGCCGTTAACCGGTGTGGGCTGCGTTAAAAAAGTAGTAACGGAACTGGCGGTTATGGAAATTACGCCAAACGGATTTAAACTTCTGGAAAGAGCGCCGGGTGTTACTGTTGAAGAAATTGTAAAAGCAACGGAAGCCAATCTGATTATTGAAGGAGACATTCCGGAAATGAAGATTGACTAA
- a CDS encoding CoA transferase subunit A produces MINKRVSNVKEALHDIKDGQTIMLGGFGLCGIPENSIAALVKMDVKELTCISNNAGVDDFGLGLLLQKRQIKKMISSYVGENAEFERQMLSGELEVELTPQGTLAEKCRAAQAGIPAFFTPAGYGTEVAEGKEVREFNGKMHIMEEAYKADFAIVKAWKGDEAGNLIFKGTARNFNSCMAGAAKITIAEVEELVPAGTLDPNQIHIPGIFVKRIFQGEHYEKRIEQRTVRQRN; encoded by the coding sequence ATGATTAATAAAAGAGTAAGTAATGTGAAGGAAGCATTACACGATATAAAAGACGGACAGACTATTATGCTGGGCGGTTTCGGACTTTGCGGTATTCCTGAAAACAGTATCGCAGCGCTTGTAAAAATGGATGTGAAAGAACTTACCTGTATTTCCAACAATGCAGGAGTAGACGATTTTGGTCTGGGATTATTATTGCAAAAGCGCCAGATTAAAAAAATGATCTCTTCTTATGTAGGTGAAAATGCAGAATTCGAACGCCAGATGCTGAGCGGAGAATTGGAAGTAGAATTAACACCACAGGGAACATTAGCCGAAAAATGCCGTGCAGCACAGGCTGGAATACCGGCTTTCTTTACTCCGGCAGGTTATGGTACAGAAGTGGCAGAAGGAAAAGAAGTGCGTGAATTTAACGGAAAAATGCACATCATGGAAGAAGCCTACAAAGCAGATTTCGCGATTGTAAAAGCCTGGAAAGGTGACGAAGCCGGAAATTTGATTTTCAAAGGAACAGCAAGAAATTTTAATTCTTGTATGGCCGGAGCAGCAAAAATTACTATTGCTGAGGTGGAAGAACTGGTTCCGGCAGGTACTTTAGATCCGAATCAGATTCATATTCCCGGAATATTCGTAAAAAGAATTTTCCAGGGTGAACACTATGAAAAGAGAATTGAACAACGTACGGTAAGACAAAGAAATTAA